TGAGAATAAAGCCCAGTCAAATGGAATTGATGGAGAAATTATCCACCTTTAGCTACAATGACCTAAAATTGACCAATCTAGAAATGGAAACTTCGGGTATTTATGCCCTGGCCCAACTTCTTGGTCATGAAGCCGTATCTCTAAATTGTATTTTAGCCAATAGATCGACTGGGGAATTTTCCATTACACCTACCCAATCTGTAGATAATCTTATTGAATTTTGCTTGAAACGATTGGCTTAACATACATTTACAATAATTTACTATTGTACTTCTTATTTTTACGCAAATCTTATCATGAAAAAAGACAACCTGAAGCATAGAGATATTAATTGGCTCTTTTTCAATGAACGTGTTTTACTTGAAGCTAAAAGTACCGACACGCCATTGTTAGAGCGATTAAAATTCTTAGCTATTTTTTCTTCAAATTTAGATGAGTACTTTAAAGTGCGTGTTTCTCAACTTCGACAAATAAAGCATTTAGACAAAAAGTTTCGAAAGAAACTAATGTTCAAAGCAAATAGTACATTACAACATATTCTAAAAACAATCAATGAGCAACAGGTTGAGTTTGGTAAAGTAATTAAAGCGACCCTTTCTGAACTTGAAGAACATAATATTTATGTTCGCAACACATCTAACTTTACAAACGAACAAAAACAATTCTTAGAATCGTTGTTCGATGAGAGTATTAAAGAATTTTGTTCGGTACATAAAGAAAACTTAGAATTAACCGATGGGGCACTATATTTAACAGTTACACACTCAGGTCACAATTACAGCATTGTTGAAATACCGACTGAAAACCAAGATCGCTTTATAGCTTTACCAGGTGACGGACATCAATTTTGCTATTTAGATGATATTATTAGGTTTAACATTCAAAAGTTATTGCCCAATAAAGAAATTAATGCCTGCTACTCTATCAAACTTTCCAGGGATGCCGAATTGTATTTGGAAGACGACTATTCTGATCTAGAATTAGTAGAGAAGATTTATAATTCATTGGACAAACGCTTATCAGGACAAGCCACAAGGCTTCTTTACGATGAAACTATGCCTAGTTGGTTAATAGAAGCTTTAAAAACGGACTTCAAGTTGGGATCGGTTGATTTATCACCCGGTGGAGCATATCACAATTTATCCGACTTCTTTTCTTTTCCACTTCCAAAAGGCACAGAACGCCTACAATATCAAGAAAAACCGGCTTTACCACATCCTGAGTTAAGCTATTCCAAGAATATCTTTGAAAGCATTTCCAAAAAAGACCAATTGGTACATTTTCCGTATCAAGATTTTAAGGTAGTCGAAGAATTTTTGACCACCGCAGCTACAGATCCACAGGTTATTGCTATAAAAATGACTATTTATCGCATTGCAAAGTCGTCTTCTCTTGCAGATGCTATTTTAACTGCATTAGATAACAACAAAAAAGTAACCTTATTTGTTGAAGCCCAAGCTCGATTCGATGAGGCAAATAATATAAAATGGGGACGAATTTTCGAGGAAAAAGGAGCCAAAGTAATTTTTAGTATTCCACAAGTAAAGGTGCATTCAAAAATAGCAATGGTCTATCGTAACGAAGATGACAAGGTAAAACGTTACTCTTACATCGGAACTGGTAATTTCAATGCTAAAACTTCTAAAATATATTGTGACCACGGACTCTTTACTGCTGACAAGAAGATTACGAAAGACTTAGGTCAAGTGTTTCAGGTATTGGAAAGAAAAATAATAGTACCAAAGTTGAAACGCTTATTGGTATCGCCTTTTACAACCAGAATTACCTTTTTAAATCTTATTCAAAACGAGATCAATGCTGCTCGCGAGGGCAAAAAGGCTTCCATTACCGCTAAAATGAACAGTCTTGAAGACTCTAATATGATAAAGGCCTTATATAGAGCGGTAAATGCTGGTGTTGATGTTCGCCTTATTATCAGAGGGTTTTGTTGTTACCTAACAGCGAACGACGACGTTAATGAGGGAATGAAAGACAATATTTACATTACAAGTATTGTGGACCGATATTTAGAACATGGTAGAATTTACCTTTTTGAAAATGGTGGAGACCAACTCATGTATATTGGTTCTGCAGATTGGATGACCCGAAACCTAGATAGACGAATAGAAGTGTTGACACCTATTCTAGACCCTGACATTTTTGATGAGTTAAAACATATTCTAACGCTACAGCTAAATGACAACCAAAAAGCACGTGTGTTAGATTTAGAAAACTCCAATAAAAAAGTTGCTCAGGCTCCTGGTCAGGAAGATATACGCTCTCAATATGCCATTTACGATTACCTTAAAAATAAATTAGATGAAAACCGTTAAGATTATTGGTGTACCAGAACATTTTAACCTTCCGTGGCATTTAGCTATAGAAGAAGGTGCTTTTAAAGAAAGAGGCATCAACTTAGAATGGACAGAAGTGCCCGAAGGTACTGGTAGAATGAGCGAAATGCTTAAAAATGAGGATACTGACCTAGCTATTATCTTAACTGAGGGGATCGTAAAAAGCATAACCGAAGGTAATGAGGTGAAAATTATTCAAGAATACATTGCCTCACCCCTACTTTGGGGAATTCATGTGGACGCCAATAGTTCGTATAGCGCTCTAAATGATTTAAAGGACACTACAGCTGCAATTAGTCGTTACGGTAGCGGTAGCCACCTAATGTCTTACGTTCAGGCTACAAATATGGGCTGGGACACTGACAATTTAAAATTCAATTTAATAAATAATCTTGATGGTGCTGTTGAAGGTTTGTCTTCTGGCACTGCAGATTATTTTATGTGGGAGCGTTTTACAACAAAACCGCTTGTGGATAGTGGTGTATTTAAGCATTTAGGAAATTGCCCTACACCATGGCCATGTTTTGTTTTAGTCGGAACTAATTCGTTTTTGAAGGAAAATGAGGGATTATTAAAGCATATTCTTGAAATCATCAATATGTATACGGTTGAATTCAAACAAATTCCAAGAATTGATTCTACGTTAGCAAACCGATACCATCAAAAATTAGAAGACATACAAGAATGGCTTCAAATTACAGAATGGAGCCAAAAACAATTACCAGAATCTACATTGATTAAAGTTCAAAATACACTAAAAGAACTTAATTTAATAGATAAAATAATCCCAGTTTCAGAAATTCTAAAGTAACATTAGATAGCTGCTAAGTTGTAATGTTTTTGAATTAAAGCTTTAAAAGTTTCATCAGAAAGTGGCTTTTGTGCAAAATCAGCTATATACTGATTAGCGACAGCACGTTCTTTATCCTCTTTATTATCGCTTATTGTAACAAGTACAATGGTAATTTGATCCTTTAGTTTTTTAGGCACCAACTCTTCGTAAGCATCCATAAACTGCCACCCATCCATAACAGGCATTCTTAAGTCTAACATGACCATACACGGCAATTCTAATTTCTCTTGACCTTTACCAAGAATAAAATCAATAGCTTCTTGACCATTAAGAGCAGAATTAATATTCACATCCATATCTAATTTATTGATAAAGATGGAATGTAAGAAGTTACTTGCATCATCATCATCTACAAGTAAAATAGTATTTAACCTTTCTAAGTTATTCATTTGAGCTGTTATTTAAGTTGTTAGCCACCATTGTACCCCAAAGTACAATCTAAAATTTAAACCATTTAATAAGTATCTAACTTACCACACTATATTTTTATTGCCTAAATCACCTAGTATTTTATTGCAAGATGAAAAATGCTTGTTTCCAAACCAATATCCTCTATTGGCACTTAACGGCGATGGATGACCAGATGTCAATAAATAATGCCGCTCTGCATCAATAAGTTTTGCTTTTTTCTTAGCATAACCACCCCAAAGCATAAAAACAACATGTTCGCTATTTTCTGATAGTTTTGAAATCACCGCATCTGTAAAAACCTCCCAACCATGTTTTTGATGGCTTCCGGCCTCATGAGCTCTTACCGTAAGAGTTGCATTTAATAACAGAACGCCCTGTTTAGCCCAACGTTCAAGGTTTCCACTTTCAGGGTAAGGAATACCTAAATCACTCTCAATTTCTTTAAAAATATTGATTAATGAAGGTGGATGTTTAATACCATCCTTTACTGAAAAACATAAACCATTTGCTTGATTAGGACCATGATAAGGGTCTTGGCCAATGATAACCACTTTTGTGTCTTCAAATTCGCAATGATTAAAAGCTGAAAATATATCAACATACTCCGGATAACAAGTATGCTCCTCATATTCACGCTCAACAAATTGCATTAAATCTTTAAAATAGGGCTTGTCAAATTCTGGCTGCAACTGATCTTTCCAACTCTTAACCAAATCAATATCCATGATGCTCTTTCTTTTTATATATCAAAGTTACTGTTAACCCTGCTGTAAGACAATACCCAAATTCCTAGAACTGGGTTTAATTTCACTCAACATAAAGTAGTAATTAGTGTTTGCACTGCATTTTATGAGTCCGGCACATTCTCATTTATAAAATTTAATTGTCAATGCGTACCTTTGCAGCTCATTAAAATATAACGTGGCTAACATACATTCCAAAACATTACAAGACTTAGAATTTCCTTCTGTATTAAAACAAGTTTCAGCGCGTTGCCATACGGAATTAGGTAAAGAAGCTGCATTAGAAATTGCACCATTTATCACTGACGAGGTAATTAAAGTAGAACTTGGCAAAACAGCCGAATATCTATCTTCAGTTATTAGTGAAAACCGAATTCCTAATCATGGTTTCGATGCTATTAATGCTGACTTGAAGCTTCTTAAGATTGAAAATACAACCTTAGAACTACAAGGCTTCAAAAGAATAGCGAGCATTTGTACTACAGTTGCACAACACCAAAAATTCTTTAAAAAATTCAAGGAATATTATCCTCTGTTTTATGATTTTGCCTTAAAACTGGAGCAGAACGCTGAAATTCCAATTTTGATCAATAATGTAATTGACCGCTTTGGCGAAGTAAAAGACAACGCTTCAGATGAATTATTTAGCATAAGAAGGCAAATAAACATGGTTCGAGGTAAAATAAGTCAAAGCTTTGGCTCTGCCTTAAACACCTACCAAGCATCAGATTATTTGGATGAGATTAGAGAGTCTGTAGTGGAGAATAGACGTGTTTTAGCGGTTAAAGCCATGTATCGCAAGAAAGTTAAGGGTGCCGTTATGGGTACATCAAAAACTGGAAGCATCGTTTACATAGAACCTGAAGCTGCTTTGAAATACAGTAGAGAACTCAATAACTTAGAGTTTGAAGAAAAGGAAGAAGTACAACGTATTCTTAAGCAACTAACAAATCAAATAAGACCATTTAGAGCGCTTTTAAGCGATTATCAAGATTTTTTAACGCAAGTGGACGTTATTGCTGCAAAAGCCAAGCACGCAGAAGATATTGATGCCCTACTGCCAAAAATTAACTCAAATAATAGATTGTATTTGCGAGATGCATATCATCCGCTATTGTTTTTGAATAATAAGCGCAAGAATGAAAAGACTTATCCGCAAACAATTGAATTACATCAAGAAAACAGAATTATAGTTATCTCCGGACCCAATGCAGGTGGTAAAAGTATTACGTTAAAAACTATTGGTTTACTTCAAGTAATGCTTCAAAGCGGAATGTTGATTCCTGTACATGAAAGAAGTGAAGTTTGCTTCTTCAAAAAGATTTTAACAGATATTGGCGATAACCAAAGTATTGAAAATCATTTAAGTACATACAGTTACCGCTTAAAGAACATGAACCAATTTCTAAAGCGTTGTGATCATAACACCCTTTTCCTAATCGATGAATTTGGTACCGGTAGTGATCCTGAATTAGGTGGTGCTTTGGCAGAAGCATTTTTGGAAGTCTTTTATGAAAGAGGTTCATTTGGCGTTATTACCACACACTATGCAAATCTAAAAGCCTTGGCAAACGAATTGCCACATGTAACCAATGCCAATATGCTATTTGATGGTAAAACACTAGAACCAACATTTCAACTGATCTTAGGGCAAGCCGGTAGTTCTTTTACATTTGAGGTGGCGCAGAAGAACGGAATCCCCTACTCGCTTATTAATAAAGCGAAGAAGAAAATAGAAAGAGGCAAGGTTCGTTTTGATGCTACGATTGCCAAACTACAAAAAGAGCGTAGTAAAATGGCTGAAACTGGATCAAGGCTAAAAGAAGAGGAAACAAAAGCGAGAGGAGAAAACGAAAGATTAGAAAAGCTGAACGCTAAAATCAAATCTAAACTCGAAAACTATCAAGAGCTATACGATCACGATCAACGTATGATACAATTGGGCAACAAAGTAAATGTTGCTGCCGATAAGTATTTTCAAGATAACAAGAAACGTCCTTTAGTTTCTGAGCTTTTGAGAATCGTTGAAACAGAGAATAGTAAAAGAAAGAAGAAGACCGCTAATCAAGCAAAGGCAGAACGCGTTAAGAAAGCCAAAGTCGCAGAAGAAGTTCAAAAAGAAGTGAAGGTTATTCGAGAAAAAAAGAAAGTGGAAAAGAAGAAAGCCATCTTTAAGGAAAAAAATAAGCCAAGACCTGTATTTAATATTGGTGACCGAGTACGTATGTTAGATGGGAAAGCAGTTGGTAGTATTGATTCTCTTGAAAAAGGTAAGGCTATTGTTAATTATGGCATATTTACAACAAACGTAAGTGTAGACCAGCTTGAAATGGTTGAAAGAAAGAAATAACACTCTATAACAGTTAGTTACATAAAATCGTATACGATTTATATAATACTTTTGAAGTTAATTATAGTGTTCATTTCAACTAATTCTCAAAAATTTACTACTATTTTATTATAAAAATGTTATGAGAAGATGATTAATTATTGTTTTAATTTTGCAGTGTGAATTCAAATAAAAAAATCATTCTTTTTGATGGTGTATGCAACTTATGCAACAGCAGTGTTCAGTTTGCTATAAAACGAGATGAACATGATATTTTTAGATATGCTGCCATACAAAGTGAAACAGGAAAAAGGCTATTAACCGAACGTAATATCGATACTAATGAAATCGATTCCATAATTCTAATAGAACCAAATATTGCTTATTACACCAAATCAACAGCTGCACTTGAAATTGGTAAGGATCTGAAAGGACTTGGCACCATATCTACCATTTTACTGTGGCTACCAGAGTCTATTAGAAATATCGTATACGATTTTGTTGCCGCCAATAGATACAAATGGTACGGTAAAAAAGATGCCTGCATAATTCCTACTGAAGAATTAAAGAGCAAATTCATTTAAAAACTATAGTACTCTCTCTCCGCTAAGCTATTTTTAATCCTTACAATATTACTTTTATCCCTATCACTCATTATATCAATTATTTATAATCCAAAAACTTATCTTTTCAATGTTTACATTAAATATTGAATTTTATGAGCGAATTAAAAAGAAGACGATATAAAAAGAAAAGATATGCAGTGCCGGTTATTCTTATCATTTTACTTATTATAATTCGTTTATCTCTCCCCTACCTTATTAAGAATTACGTAAACAAAGTTCTTGCAGACATACCCGGTTACTACGGTCAAGTAGAAGATATTGACTTATCTATTATTCGCGGAGCTTACACCATACACGGCATGTACTTAAATACAGTCAATGGCAATACTGAACTTCCTTTTTTAGACTTTAAGAAAACCGACATTTCAGTAGAATGGAATGCACTTTTTCATGGTAAAATAGTTAGTGAAATTGAAATGACAGAACCTACCATATTATATGTATTTGAAGATCAACAGGACACCACTGGAGTTGCCGATACTGAAGACTGGTCTAAAGCGCTAACCGATTTGGTGCCTATTGACATTAACCAACTGACGATTGAAAATGGAAAATTCGCTTTTTTACAATTACAAGCTGATCCAAATATTGATTTACACTTGGCTAACGTTCAATTATCAGCTTCTAACCTTCGAAATGTAGTGGAAAAATCGAGAACATTACCTTCAAATATACACGCTACAGCATCATCTATAGGTAATGGAAATGTGATACTAGATGGAGATATGAATTTAGTAAAGGAAATTCCCGATATGGATATTTCTTTTAGTCTAGAAAATGCGAATGCGAAGGCACTTAATGATTTTACCAACTATTATGCTGGAATAGATTTTGACGAAGGTTCTTTTGATTTATACGGAGAACTGGCTATTGCTGATGGATATATGAAAGGGTCTTTTAAACCCATACTTAAAAATGCAAAATTAATAGGTAAAGACGATGGATTTCTACAAACCCTTTGGGAAGGATTTGTGGGCTTCTTTAAATTTGTTCTAAAAAATCATAAGAAAGATACTCTAGCTACTAAAATACCAGTAGAAGGAGACCTAAACAATGTGAAAACAAAGATTTGGCCAACAGTCACTAGAATATTCAGAAATGCATGGATTCAGGCTTATAAGGATGTTGTAGATGATGATTTAAATTATCAAGACGCCACTGAAGGGGCTGATAAGTTAAATAACAAAAAATCTAAAAAGCAATAATCTTACTTTTTATAATTGTCATCCCAATTCTTAATTTTAGGTTCATGCAACTTACCTACAGATTTCGCCACCATCATGGAGACAGTTGCATCTCCAGATACGTTTATAACCGTTCTGCACATATCTAACGGTCTATCTACAGCAAATATTAATGCTAAACCAGCCTCAGGTATACCTGCTTGAGCGAGTACTATAACTAGCATTACCATACCAGCACCTGGTACGGCAGCACTACCAATTGAAGCCAAGGTAGCGGTAACGATAATTCCCAATTGTGCAGATAAACTTAAATCCATACCAAACGCCTGCGCTATAAATACAGCAGCAATGGCTTGATATAAACTAGTACCGTCCATGTTTATAGTGGCACCAATTGGCAACACAAAACTTGTTACCTCTTCATCTACACCTAAATGCTCCTCTACCCTTTCCATGGTTACTGGCAAGGTTGCAGCACTTGAACTCGTTGAAAATGCTAGAAGTTGAGCCGGTGACATACCTTTCATAAATGTATTCGGAGATGTTTTAGTAAATACCCAAACCAAGAGTAGGTATACACCTAACATTAACGATAGACCCAAAACAACACAGAAAGCATACCATGCCAATGCCTTAAATAAATCTAGACTAGGTGATTCTACCACTAAAGCTGCCAATAATGCAAAAACACCAAATGGCGCTGCTAACATGATAAGGTCTATCATTTTCAGAATCACCTCATTGAAGCCGTCAAAGAATTTCTTTACGGGCGTGGCTTGTTCTTCAGGTATAAGTATTAGTCCAATTCCAAAGAATATAGCGAAGAATATAACCTGTAACATATTACCATTGTCAGAAGCTGCCGCAAAAATATTACTTGGTACCAAGTCTTCTAAAGCCTGTAATGGTCCGGCTTCTTTTTGTTTATCTGCTTTACTTTTAATTGCATCTGCATCACCTTTGTAATTTTCAACTAATTCGGTACGTGTTGCCTCACTTATTGAAGATCCTGGTTTTACAATGTTTACAACACCTAAACCAATAGTAACGGCAATAACCGTGGTAGCGATATAGATACCAATAGTACGACCACCCATTTGAGAAAGTTTAGAGATATCCTTAAGATCAGATACTCCTTTTATCAATGAGCCTAAAATAAGAGGAACGGCAATTAGCTTTAATGAATTGATGAAAATATTACCAAAAGGTTTGATCCAATCTGAAATGAATTTTGGTCCCCAATCTAATTGAACCATGGCTAAAGCAAATAAAACTCCCGCTAACATTCCTATTAGAATTTGCCAATGCAACTCAAGCTTCCTCATATATAAATTAGTTTAGGGAAGTAAGATAGTATTTTGCAGGGAAAAGTGCTAAAAACGGAACCTATAATTTAATGGTCCTGTTCAATAAGGTGTAATCTGCCAAAACCAATGCGGTCATGGCTTCAACGATGGGCACTGCTCTTGGAACCACACAAGGATCATGTCTTCCCTTACCCTGAGTTTTAATGGTATTACCCTCTTTATCAATTGTTTCGTAACCTTGAATTACGGTTGCTACGGGCTTAAAAGCTACGTTAAAATAGATATCCATTCCGTTGCTTATTCCACCTTGAATACCACCACTATAGTTGGTTTTTGTAGAACCATCATTATTAAACTGGTCGTTGTGTTCACTGCCTTTCATCTTAACACCTTCAAAACCGCTACCATACTCAAAGCCTTTTACAGCATTTATAGACAACATTGCCTTACCTAATTCGGCATGAAGTTTATCAAAAACTGGTTCTCCTAAACCAATCGGTACATTTTTGGCTACACATGTAATAATACCGCCAATGGTATCGCCGTCTTTTTTAATAGATTTGATATATTCCTCCATCTTTGCTGCCATTTCTGGATCAGGACAACGTACATCATTAGTTTCTGTTAACGATAAATCTAATTCAGTATAATGCTTACCTAAATTCATATCTCCTACTTGAGACACAAAAGCTTGGATTTCTACACCTTTCAAAAACTGCTTCGCAATAGCACCTGCCACTACTCTACTTGCCGTTTCACGCGCAGAACTTCTACCGCCACCACGGTAATCTCTAAAACCATATTTCTTATCATACACGTAATCTGCATGCGATGGTCTGTACGAATCTTTTATATGTCCGTAATCTTTAGATTTTTGATTTGTATTATGAATAGCAAAGCCAATTGGTGTCCCCGTAGTTTTACCTTCAAATATTCCTGAATAAAACTCTACTTCATCTGGCTCTTTTCTCTGGGTAACTATAGCTGATTGCCCTGGCTTACGACGATTAAGATCATTCTGTATGGCATCGAAATCTAATTCTATTTCTGATGGACAGCCATCTATAACTCCTCCAAT
Above is a window of Maribacter aquivivus DNA encoding:
- the ppk1 gene encoding polyphosphate kinase 1, giving the protein MKKDNLKHRDINWLFFNERVLLEAKSTDTPLLERLKFLAIFSSNLDEYFKVRVSQLRQIKHLDKKFRKKLMFKANSTLQHILKTINEQQVEFGKVIKATLSELEEHNIYVRNTSNFTNEQKQFLESLFDESIKEFCSVHKENLELTDGALYLTVTHSGHNYSIVEIPTENQDRFIALPGDGHQFCYLDDIIRFNIQKLLPNKEINACYSIKLSRDAELYLEDDYSDLELVEKIYNSLDKRLSGQATRLLYDETMPSWLIEALKTDFKLGSVDLSPGGAYHNLSDFFSFPLPKGTERLQYQEKPALPHPELSYSKNIFESISKKDQLVHFPYQDFKVVEEFLTTAATDPQVIAIKMTIYRIAKSSSLADAILTALDNNKKVTLFVEAQARFDEANNIKWGRIFEEKGAKVIFSIPQVKVHSKIAMVYRNEDDKVKRYSYIGTGNFNAKTSKIYCDHGLFTADKKITKDLGQVFQVLERKIIVPKLKRLLVSPFTTRITFLNLIQNEINAAREGKKASITAKMNSLEDSNMIKALYRAVNAGVDVRLIIRGFCCYLTANDDVNEGMKDNIYITSIVDRYLEHGRIYLFENGGDQLMYIGSADWMTRNLDRRIEVLTPILDPDIFDELKHILTLQLNDNQKARVLDLENSNKKVAQAPGQEDIRSQYAIYDYLKNKLDENR
- a CDS encoding substrate-binding domain-containing protein, yielding MKTVKIIGVPEHFNLPWHLAIEEGAFKERGINLEWTEVPEGTGRMSEMLKNEDTDLAIILTEGIVKSITEGNEVKIIQEYIASPLLWGIHVDANSSYSALNDLKDTTAAISRYGSGSHLMSYVQATNMGWDTDNLKFNLINNLDGAVEGLSSGTADYFMWERFTTKPLVDSGVFKHLGNCPTPWPCFVLVGTNSFLKENEGLLKHILEIINMYTVEFKQIPRIDSTLANRYHQKLEDIQEWLQITEWSQKQLPESTLIKVQNTLKELNLIDKIIPVSEILK
- a CDS encoding response regulator: MNNLERLNTILLVDDDDASNFLHSIFINKLDMDVNINSALNGQEAIDFILGKGQEKLELPCMVMLDLRMPVMDGWQFMDAYEELVPKKLKDQITIVLVTISDNKEDKERAVANQYIADFAQKPLSDETFKALIQKHYNLAAI
- a CDS encoding uracil-DNA glycosylase, which translates into the protein MDIDLVKSWKDQLQPEFDKPYFKDLMQFVEREYEEHTCYPEYVDIFSAFNHCEFEDTKVVIIGQDPYHGPNQANGLCFSVKDGIKHPPSLINIFKEIESDLGIPYPESGNLERWAKQGVLLLNATLTVRAHEAGSHQKHGWEVFTDAVISKLSENSEHVVFMLWGGYAKKKAKLIDAERHYLLTSGHPSPLSANRGYWFGNKHFSSCNKILGDLGNKNIVW
- a CDS encoding endonuclease MutS2, yielding MANIHSKTLQDLEFPSVLKQVSARCHTELGKEAALEIAPFITDEVIKVELGKTAEYLSSVISENRIPNHGFDAINADLKLLKIENTTLELQGFKRIASICTTVAQHQKFFKKFKEYYPLFYDFALKLEQNAEIPILINNVIDRFGEVKDNASDELFSIRRQINMVRGKISQSFGSALNTYQASDYLDEIRESVVENRRVLAVKAMYRKKVKGAVMGTSKTGSIVYIEPEAALKYSRELNNLEFEEKEEVQRILKQLTNQIRPFRALLSDYQDFLTQVDVIAAKAKHAEDIDALLPKINSNNRLYLRDAYHPLLFLNNKRKNEKTYPQTIELHQENRIIVISGPNAGGKSITLKTIGLLQVMLQSGMLIPVHERSEVCFFKKILTDIGDNQSIENHLSTYSYRLKNMNQFLKRCDHNTLFLIDEFGTGSDPELGGALAEAFLEVFYERGSFGVITTHYANLKALANELPHVTNANMLFDGKTLEPTFQLILGQAGSSFTFEVAQKNGIPYSLINKAKKKIERGKVRFDATIAKLQKERSKMAETGSRLKEEETKARGENERLEKLNAKIKSKLENYQELYDHDQRMIQLGNKVNVAADKYFQDNKKRPLVSELLRIVETENSKRKKKTANQAKAERVKKAKVAEEVQKEVKVIREKKKVEKKKAIFKEKNKPRPVFNIGDRVRMLDGKAVGSIDSLEKGKAIVNYGIFTTNVSVDQLEMVERKK
- a CDS encoding thiol-disulfide oxidoreductase DCC family protein, translating into MNSNKKIILFDGVCNLCNSSVQFAIKRDEHDIFRYAAIQSETGKRLLTERNIDTNEIDSIILIEPNIAYYTKSTAALEIGKDLKGLGTISTILLWLPESIRNIVYDFVAANRYKWYGKKDACIIPTEELKSKFI
- a CDS encoding AsmA family protein — its product is MSELKRRRYKKKRYAVPVILIILLIIIRLSLPYLIKNYVNKVLADIPGYYGQVEDIDLSIIRGAYTIHGMYLNTVNGNTELPFLDFKKTDISVEWNALFHGKIVSEIEMTEPTILYVFEDQQDTTGVADTEDWSKALTDLVPIDINQLTIENGKFAFLQLQADPNIDLHLANVQLSASNLRNVVEKSRTLPSNIHATASSIGNGNVILDGDMNLVKEIPDMDISFSLENANAKALNDFTNYYAGIDFDEGSFDLYGELAIADGYMKGSFKPILKNAKLIGKDDGFLQTLWEGFVGFFKFVLKNHKKDTLATKIPVEGDLNNVKTKIWPTVTRIFRNAWIQAYKDVVDDDLNYQDATEGADKLNNKKSKKQ
- a CDS encoding dicarboxylate/amino acid:cation symporter; translation: MRKLELHWQILIGMLAGVLFALAMVQLDWGPKFISDWIKPFGNIFINSLKLIAVPLILGSLIKGVSDLKDISKLSQMGGRTIGIYIATTVIAVTIGLGVVNIVKPGSSISEATRTELVENYKGDADAIKSKADKQKEAGPLQALEDLVPSNIFAAASDNGNMLQVIFFAIFFGIGLILIPEEQATPVKKFFDGFNEVILKMIDLIMLAAPFGVFALLAALVVESPSLDLFKALAWYAFCVVLGLSLMLGVYLLLVWVFTKTSPNTFMKGMSPAQLLAFSTSSSAATLPVTMERVEEHLGVDEEVTSFVLPIGATINMDGTSLYQAIAAVFIAQAFGMDLSLSAQLGIIVTATLASIGSAAVPGAGMVMLVIVLAQAGIPEAGLALIFAVDRPLDMCRTVINVSGDATVSMMVAKSVGKLHEPKIKNWDDNYKK
- the aroC gene encoding chorismate synthase, encoding MAGNTFGNIFRVSTFGESHGKAIGGVIDGCPSEIELDFDAIQNDLNRRKPGQSAIVTQRKEPDEVEFYSGIFEGKTTGTPIGFAIHNTNQKSKDYGHIKDSYRPSHADYVYDKKYGFRDYRGGGRSSARETASRVVAGAIAKQFLKGVEIQAFVSQVGDMNLGKHYTELDLSLTETNDVRCPDPEMAAKMEEYIKSIKKDGDTIGGIITCVAKNVPIGLGEPVFDKLHAELGKAMLSINAVKGFEYGSGFEGVKMKGSEHNDQFNNDGSTKTNYSGGIQGGISNGMDIYFNVAFKPVATVIQGYETIDKEGNTIKTQGKGRHDPCVVPRAVPIVEAMTALVLADYTLLNRTIKL